The following is a genomic window from Trachemys scripta elegans isolate TJP31775 chromosome 16, CAS_Tse_1.0, whole genome shotgun sequence.
acaagattgtttacatttatgggagataatcctacccacttcttgtttagagctgttctcatggcactgttgtagctggcgttgcaagacatttatgtgccagatgcgctaaagattcatatgtcccttcatgcttcatccaccattccggaggacatgcgcCCATGTTGATGACGGGGTCTGCATTtaggcggtgtgtgtgtgtgggggtctgctccgggtcttcggcagcatttcggcagcggggggggtCTTTGGTGCGGCGGAAGCCCCGGAGCGGACCCCCctccgccaaagtgctgccgaagccCCAGACCGCCACCGGGTATTTGAATCGGGCCTTGCAGTTCATAAACCCAGGGCCGGATTTATGAACTGCGAGGCCCGATTCAAATAGAGGATCCGCCCTCTGCTTGCTCTCTCCGAGCCTCAGTCCCTCACAAACACCTTTAAACAGCTTTGCCCACTGCAAcgctgcccccagcacagcccagccctggctcagGCCCCCCAGTGCACAGGTGCCAGCCCCTGTAATCGGACACAACCCTTGGATCCCATGTGCCTCCAGACCAGCCGGGTCTGGGGAGAGGGTAGTTCCTCCACGGCTCCTCAAGCAATCTCCTGGGGTTAGAACTCCCCACTGGGCCCCTCCCTGAAATGAGGGACCCTCCAGCTGCCCGTGGCAGGGAGGCCAAGGACAGGGGTGCCCTGAGTGGGAGGATCAGGCCCCTCGTGAAAGCCcgatgggggcgggggtgagatGACCCTGTTTAGCTGCTCTTCCTGGCTCTCAAGGGGATGCAGGTGGCTTCAGGTGGCTGGTCACTTGCAAATcgcagaacccaggtgtccggggCTACTCTCCGGGGATCCCCACACTGGGCCGGGGGAGGAAGAGCAGCGAATGCACTTCTGCAGCAGACCCCTGTGGGCAGCTCTATTCCCCTGCACCAGGGCAATTCCCGGTGGATCTGCAGGGGAGAATCCAACTGCGAGACACACACACGCCCCTGCGTTTTCATTGGCCCTGACCCAGCCTCACGGTCACAGATCAAGTGACtggggggggttgtgtgtgtcaCGGCCCCACGGGATCTGTGCTAGGCCTCGGCTTTTAAGCCATCTCGTGGAGGAACCCCGTCAGTGTGCCCCCCTCCTCGCCTCGTGTCCTGCACTGCCCTCCAAGAGCAGACTTAGCCCTTTGCCCTCCACTGGGTaaccaggggaaactgaggcacgcatcGGCCTCATAaacatattacagaaaattcccacttcgtcacaggggGCACTTTGTCCGGCTTGTTTACACGTTGAGCTTCACCCCACCCGCCCAGACGGAGCAGGTATGGCAGTCCTTGCTCACTCAGCACAGCTGCTGTCTCCATTCACCTCCAGCCCCGAACCGTCTGCGTCTCCTTTGCTATGTCTTGACTCTGGTCTAGTACTTCTCCACCAGGGGGTACGCAGAggccttccagggggtacatagACTCCTCTAGagatttgcctggttttacaacaggcagGCTACATAAacagcactagcgaagtcagtgcaaactaaactGTCCTACGgccacaagtatcagggggtagccgtgttagtctgtagccacaaaaacaacaaggagtccattggcaccttaaagactaacagatttatttgggcataagctttcgtgggtaaaaaacccacttcttgggatgcatggagtgaaaattgcaGATGCAGGCATTAGATACTGACACATGACGAGCGCAATGAGAAAGGAAGCACCAGGTCAGTTATAGTGCGCTGGGATGCTTTGGTATTTTGAGGTCTGCTtctgtaagcaagtcgtttttatgtgaggtgaaacttgggggtacgcccgggggcggctccaggcactagcgcagcaagcgcatgcctggggcagcaagccgcggagggcggcctgccggtcgctgtgagggcggcagtcaggcatccttcggtggcatgcctgcgggaggtccgccggtcccgtggcttccgCGGCAATTTGGGTACGCTGAAGgcacgggactggcagatcatccgcagaaacgccgccgaaggccgcttgactgccatgcttggggcagcaaaaaacggAGAGCAGCCCCTGGGTACGCCAGACAAATCAGACGCCTGAAAGGGGTACCGGAGTCTGGAAAGGTCGAGAACAACtgctctggtcagtttcactcagTCCTCAGGGGTCTGTAACTTACCTCCCTAGAGCATCCAGGGAGGGGAGGTGCCAGGGAAAGATACAAACTTCCAACTTGTTCCAGACAGAGTGGCACCGGGGCAGGTGCGATAGACACATAAACAGACAAACATCAGAGGCCCCAATTAATGCCCCGAAAGCAGGTTATGATTAATCACGTTGGTTAGGGTCGTGCCTAAGGCCCCACCCAGATGGGGGCCCCATTGCACTTGATCTGCACAGGGTCACAAAAGGTCTCTGACCCAAAGAACTGACCCTGGAAACAGACCAGACCAGGATGAGGCTGTGGGTAGAGCAGAGGGAGCACTGGGAGGGCAGCAACCAGGGAAATGAAATGCAAGACACCTCCTCTTACTTGAAGGGGAGGGTTGAAATGCCAAACAATCAAAGGCCCCAGTGCCGCACTttgctttgaagtcaatggggctgctgGCAGACGTGTGGGTTTGCAGGCTTGAGCCCCAAACTGGACTTTTCCAAAATGTGAGGTGGCTCCACAGAGCTAACTTGGCCTCGCTGTGAGTCtgcaaaagtgtttttttctatTCCGGTTTTCCTTGGCAACGTTAGCACTTCAATGAGCTGGTCAGGACTGTTTCGCTTGACTAAGGAAAACAAGACAACACATCATGAGAGCTGGCTACATTTCACTGCTCAAATTTCCTAATATTGATGGCTTGATGTTTCAACCTGCATTCATGCTGGcgcttttttgcatttaatttccctgTCTTTTCTTAGgcattgtctacatggggaattcTGGGATAACTCAGGTATTCCATAATACCTCTCCTCCCCACGGTCTATTCCAAAACAAACTCACTTTACTCCAGCATATTTCCCTGAtttggagttattctggaataactattTCACTCGATAGCAATTCCAGGATAACGCAGGCGTTCCGGAATAACTCGCTGTCTGCACACTCTATTCCAAAATCAATTGAGAAACAGGGTggcaaaaatttgcagatgatacaaaacttttcacaatagttaagtcccaggcagactgcaaagagatacaaagggatctcaccaaactgggtgactgggcaacaaaatggcagatgaaattcagtgttgataaatgcaaagtaatgtacattggaaaacataatcccaactctacatacaaaatgatggagtctaatttagctgttaccactcaagaaggagatcttggcgtcattgtggatagttctctgaaaacatccactcaatgtgcagcggcagtcaaaaaagcgaacagaatgtttggaattattaagaaagggatagataataagtaaggccctaccaaattcacggccatgaaaaacgtgtcacggtccatgaaatctggtctccccccgtgaaatctggaccgttgtgtgcttttaccctatactaaaCAGATGTCACGAGGGAGACCGGAGTTTCTCAAATtcggggtcttgacccaaaagggagttgcaggggggttgcaaggttattttaggaggggtcgtcatattgccacccttacttctgcgctgctgccttctgagctgggcggctggagagcagcggctgttggccaggtgcccagcactgaaggcagtaCCCTGCCAGccgcagtgcagaagtaagggtagcagtattgcaaccccccctacaataaccttgtgacccccacaCGACTCCGTTTTGTGTctagacccctacaattacaacaccatgacatttcagatttcaggggagggatagctcagtggtttgagcattggcctgctaaacccagggttgtgagttcaatccttgagggggccacttagggatctagggcaaaattggtacttggtcttgctagtgaaggcagggggctggactcaatgacctttcaaggtccttttcagttctaggagataggatatctccattaatttttttttaagtagctgaaatcatgaaatttacaatttttaaaatcctatgacccatgaaattgaccaaaatggaccatgaatttggtagggccctaataataagagaggaaaatatcatattgcctctatataaatccatggttcgcccacatcttgaatactgcatgcagatctggtcgccccatctcaaaaaaagatatattggcattggaaaagattcagaaaagggcaacaaaaacgatgagaggtatggaacagattccgtatgaaaagagattaataagattggaacttttcagtttggaaaagagacgattaaggggggatatgacagaggtctacaaaatcatgactggtttggagaaaataaataaggaagtgttatttactccttctcataacacaagaactaggggtcacccaatgaaattaataggcagcaggtttaaaacaaacaaaaggaaggatttcttcacacaacacacagttaacctgtggaactctttgccaaaggatgttgtgaaggccaagactataatagggttcaataaagaactagatacattcatagaGGATATGCTACTCCCGACTAGGACATGAGTTTCTGGagcagaagggaggggaaaatggaATTCAGTTTTCTAGAAGAGGGGTGCGTCTGATGTAGCAGTAGATTTGCTATAACTGAAccttgatacacctctaccccgatataacgctgtcctcgggagccaaaaaatcttaccgcgttataggtgaaaccgcgttatatcgaacttgctttgatccgccggagtgcgcagccccgcccccccggagcgctgctttaccgcgttatagccgaactcgtgttatatcgggtcgcattatatcagggtagaggtgtatttagctCATTAATCTCTGGCGGGGGAtgcttttctgttttgatttCCGGCCCTTTAAATCTCAGACTCCACCTCCTTGCACTGGATGGGCACAGTGCAGCCTGCTCGCAATGCTGCCTACTGCAGGCCAAGCCTATTAAAGGAGCAGGGGTCGAGGAGTTTTTTTTTGCAGAGGAGGGGGCTTCTCTGACGAGCACCATGCTTCCCGTCTGGCTTTCCGGGCCACCTTCTCCGCCCGTCACGATCGCGCATGACTTCAACATGTGGCGGGACTACTTGAACCTGTCAAAGGTTCTTGGCGAAATCATTGAGGAGCACAGAAGGGGGTCCAGGAGCCTCCTAACCTGTGAGACGGCAGATCCCTGCCTGCCAGGGACCTCCCTTCAAATGTCTCCGGGGGACGCCTCGAGCCCGAAGTCGAAGTCATCGGGGTGGAACAAGAGCAACGGCAGCAGCTGTCCTCAAAGTGGGCAGAACGGGGCAGCCACCCCTCAGACGCCCGGCAGATTCATATGCAACTTCTGCAGGCACAATGGGGAATCCAAGAGGGTCTACTCCTCCCACTTGCTGAAGCAAGCGGATGGTACCGTGCTGTGTCCCATCCTGCGCAACTACGTCTGCCCGGTGTGCGGTGCCACGGGCGACGGTGCCCACACGCTGAAATACTGCCCGCGCAATCAAGAGAAGCAGTCCCTCTACTGCAAAGGCGGGCGCAACTCGGCTGGCTTCGTAGTGAGACGGTGAACGGCAGGGGAAGAAACCCCCTCCACCCTGGGACAAAACCTGGGACCTTTCACCAGGGAGCCAGAAGGGGCTTGGAATTGAAGTTTAGTTTTCCACCGTTTGTTTCCTAGTTCGCATTTAAATTCCAGGGTGGATTTGACGCAGCCACGTCGAAAGTCGCCCTGGTTTCTTTaaatccccacagcagcctggttTTGGTATCCCCGCCTTGCGATGACTTCCGTCGGAAGAGAACCAGTGCCAAAGAACCGGAAGTTTCATCGTTTTGCCCTTGTCCTGCTTAACTCCTGCGGAGATTTAATTTTGAGCATTTGCCAACGAGGCAGCATCCATCGGGCCGGATGGGCGCAAGACTTTTGTCTTAAGTAGATTGGTTTTGTTTGAAACGTCTTTTCCCAACCAAGTgttgttcattttgttttacaCATCACAGGAATCACGAAGACTTTTAAAtgtgagttttgttttaaaatcatgtcAGAAAAAGGCCTGAATTCTAAAATACGCATAAACGTCGCGTTTGAACTGATTTTGTTATTGcaacatgtgtgtgtgggggggagggattgttCTCTCTGTGTTATGAGTTTTGAGGGTTTGTTTATGAGAGTTATTTTTCATTAAGAAATGAAACACTCCCTTATCCCCTTTCCCTTCTGTTTAATAAACAGCATTGTTGTTCTAGCAGCCGGTTGTGTGTTCGATCGGGTTTTCCTCTGCGTGGCTCTGGGACAATGCCCCGGGCAATGATCTCCTTTCGGGCTGGCAATAGAGGTcgaggagccccctggctgcccgcTTTTATTCTGGGTGGCGTCTGGGAGGGATATACCCAGACAGACATGCCCGGCCTCCGGCGAAGCTTTCTCAGCCCTGCACTACTGGGGACTACTGGCAGATTTGGGGGGATCTCAACACCCGTCCTGTTAGAAACCGGCCTGTCTCACTAACCTTCCCGCCCCCGCAAGCAACTGAAGGGTCTTGGGCCAGAAGCAGCGTCCCGGCGTCCGCACACCCAACGCTCTGGCCTGCTGTGGACCCACTATCCTCTTCCTCGTCGGGACCTTCTTCAGTCCACCAACTGTGAGGCCCAGAAGACCCCAACAGCAGCCCTGGCTCCGCCTCTCCGATCCCTACAtgtcccggccctgccccctctgccctgGTGTGACCCCGCTGCCCCAAACTGGCTCCTGTTTTCCAAGGGGGTCGGAGGAGCGGGGAAGGCAGAGTGGGGAACCTGCTAGGGAACAGGGTCCCTGGAGCCCGTG
Proteins encoded in this region:
- the NANOS2 gene encoding nanos homolog 2; the protein is MLPVWLSGPPSPPVTIAHDFNMWRDYLNLSKVLGEIIEEHRRGSRSLLTCETADPCLPGTSLQMSPGDASSPKSKSSGWNKSNGSSCPQSGQNGAATPQTPGRFICNFCRHNGESKRVYSSHLLKQADGTVLCPILRNYVCPVCGATGDGAHTLKYCPRNQEKQSLYCKGGRNSAGFVVRR